One window of Fundidesulfovibrio soli genomic DNA carries:
- a CDS encoding Fe-S-containing protein, translated as MKRILLPLLLLLALAPAARAADDTVTIPLSDVSDTAKFFKFDVDGVTVKYFLIKAPDGSVRSALDACDVCFPEKKGYKQSGDVMVCVNCGMKFPVTRVGMVKGGCNPHPLPNKVEGDKVVIQKSDLAQGIKYFK; from the coding sequence GTGAAACGCATCCTTCTCCCCCTGCTCCTGCTTCTGGCCCTGGCCCCCGCCGCCCGCGCCGCCGACGACACGGTCACCATCCCGCTCTCCGACGTCAGCGACACCGCCAAGTTCTTCAAGTTCGACGTGGACGGCGTCACCGTGAAGTACTTCTTGATCAAGGCCCCGGACGGCTCCGTGCGCTCCGCCCTGGACGCCTGCGACGTCTGTTTCCCCGAGAAGAAGGGCTACAAGCAGTCGGGCGACGTGATGGTCTGCGTCAACTGCGGGATGAAATTCCCCGTGACCCGCGTGGGCATGGTCAAGGGCGGCTGCAACCCGCATCCGCTGCCCAACAAGGTGGAGGGCGACAAGGTGGTGATCCAGAAGTCCGACCTGGCCCAGGGCATCAAATACTTCAAATAG
- the gltX gene encoding glutamate--tRNA ligase: MSIVTRFAPSPTGQLHIGGARTAIFSWLLARQAGGRFLLRIEDTDTVRSQAAYTEGILASMKWLGLDWDDEPIYQTQRFEIYNQFIDSMIENGTAYWCSCTPEEVEAMRETARANGTKPKYDGRCRERGLGPGPGRVVRLKAPLAGTTIMDDLVHGPVAFDNAELDDMILRRSDNTPTYNLAVVVDDATMGITHVIRGDDHINNTPKQIMIYNALGFPLPKFGHVPMILGPDKKKLSKRHGATAVYEYEAQGILPEAMLNCLVRLGWSYGDQEIFSREELLRHFSIGSLGKSASVFDNEKLLWLNQHYIKEADLDRLAGLLAAILGERGYAGPDAAYLKAFIPLLQPRSRTMLEMADQAEMFVAEEPALDEAAGSKFLTDETKPHLAEIAKIFETADDFRQEPLEAAVKAYLEGKELKFKLVAQPLRVALTGRTASPGLFEMVEAMGKERVLKRLKRVAG, encoded by the coding sequence ATGAGCATCGTCACCCGTTTCGCCCCCAGCCCCACCGGACAGCTGCACATCGGCGGCGCGCGCACGGCAATCTTCAGCTGGCTGCTGGCCCGCCAGGCAGGCGGCCGTTTCCTGCTGCGCATCGAGGACACCGACACTGTCCGCTCCCAGGCCGCCTACACCGAGGGCATCCTGGCCTCCATGAAATGGCTCGGCCTTGATTGGGACGACGAGCCCATCTACCAGACCCAGCGCTTCGAGATTTACAACCAGTTCATCGACTCCATGATCGAGAACGGCACGGCCTACTGGTGCTCCTGCACCCCCGAAGAGGTGGAGGCCATGCGCGAGACCGCGCGCGCCAACGGCACCAAGCCCAAGTACGACGGGCGCTGCCGCGAGCGCGGCCTGGGCCCCGGCCCGGGGCGCGTGGTGCGCCTCAAGGCCCCCCTGGCCGGCACCACCATCATGGACGACCTGGTCCACGGCCCGGTGGCCTTCGACAACGCCGAGCTCGACGACATGATCCTGCGCCGCTCCGACAACACGCCCACCTACAACCTTGCCGTCGTGGTGGACGACGCCACCATGGGCATCACCCACGTGATCCGGGGCGACGACCACATCAACAACACTCCCAAGCAGATCATGATCTACAACGCCCTGGGCTTCCCCCTGCCCAAGTTCGGGCACGTGCCCATGATCCTCGGGCCGGACAAGAAGAAGCTCTCCAAGCGCCACGGCGCCACGGCGGTCTACGAGTACGAGGCCCAGGGCATCCTGCCCGAGGCCATGCTCAACTGCCTGGTGCGCCTGGGCTGGTCCTACGGCGACCAGGAGATCTTCAGCCGGGAGGAACTGCTGCGGCACTTCTCCATCGGCAGCCTGGGCAAGTCCGCCTCGGTGTTCGACAACGAGAAGCTGCTCTGGTTGAACCAGCACTATATCAAGGAAGCGGACCTGGACCGCCTGGCCGGGCTGCTGGCCGCGATCCTGGGCGAGAGGGGCTACGCCGGGCCGGATGCGGCCTATCTGAAGGCGTTCATCCCGCTTTTGCAGCCGCGCTCGCGCACCATGCTGGAGATGGCCGACCAGGCCGAGATGTTCGTGGCCGAGGAGCCCGCACTGGACGAGGCCGCGGGGTCCAAGTTCTTGACTGATGAGACCAAGCCGCATTTGGCCGAGATCGCCAAGATTTTCGAGACTGCGGACGACTTCAGGCAGGAGCCTCTGGAGGCCGCCGTGAAGGCCTATCTTGAGGGGAAAGAGCTGAAATTCAAGCTGGTCGCCCAGCCCCTGCGCGTGGCCCTCACCGGAAGAACCGCCAGCCCCGGCCTGTTCGAGATGGTGGAAGCCATGGGCAAGGAGCGGGTGCTGAAGCGGTTGAAGAGGGTGGCGGGGTAG
- a CDS encoding glycerophosphodiester phosphodiesterase family protein, giving the protein MRDWLRNAPIAHRGLHDNVSVAENSLSAFERCAESGMPIELDVRLTGDGQVVAFHDKGLMRACGVDGLLRERSYADISGFRLFGTGDAIPLFSTVLDLVAGRSPLLVELKGDGPPGPLEERVAALLDGYGGPFAVQAFNPFSVLWFKRRRPHFLRGQLVYDYADKSARHPLRSFAYRNMLLNCVTQPHFAAVDITMLTGWRLNWLMRMRERMPVLVWTARNREQRKFCAMHGFNAIYEEARPEGGMAEPEDGED; this is encoded by the coding sequence ATGCGCGACTGGCTGAGAAACGCCCCCATCGCCCACCGGGGCCTGCACGACAACGTGAGCGTGGCCGAGAATTCGCTCTCGGCCTTTGAGCGTTGCGCGGAGTCCGGCATGCCCATCGAACTGGACGTTCGCCTGACCGGGGACGGCCAAGTGGTGGCCTTCCACGACAAGGGCCTGATGAGGGCCTGCGGCGTGGACGGGCTGCTGCGCGAGCGCTCCTATGCGGATATTTCCGGGTTCCGTCTCTTCGGCACGGGCGACGCGATCCCCCTGTTCTCCACGGTGCTCGACCTCGTGGCCGGGCGCTCGCCCTTGCTGGTGGAACTCAAGGGCGACGGGCCCCCAGGCCCGTTGGAGGAACGCGTGGCCGCCCTGCTGGACGGCTACGGCGGCCCGTTCGCGGTGCAGGCCTTCAACCCGTTCTCGGTGCTGTGGTTCAAGCGGCGCAGGCCGCATTTCCTGAGGGGACAGCTTGTCTACGACTATGCGGACAAATCCGCGAGGCACCCGCTCAGGAGCTTCGCCTATCGCAACATGCTGCTGAACTGCGTGACGCAGCCGCACTTCGCGGCCGTGGACATCACCATGCTGACTGGCTGGCGGCTCAACTGGCTCATGAGGATGCGGGAGAGGATGCCGGTGCTGGTCTGGACTGCGCGCAACCGGGAGCAGAGAAAGTTCTGCGCGATGCACGGGTTCAATGCGATCTATGAGGAGGCGCGGCCCGAGGGCGGGATGGCGGAGCCGGAGGATGGGGAGGACTAA
- a CDS encoding DUF1566 domain-containing protein, which translates to MPDTGQTLCFDDSTASIVCLSRGKPFSAQDGNFRGPQPKFTDNGNGTATDTFTGLIWQIDANTSGIEGKSWEDAGNTCSGLNLGGTGWRLPTQQELLSTVNLGVWPTTSLPGPQADAAPYWSSTPVAGSATDAWGVDFSTGKSERYAQTDSYSVRCVKGSALPGPSLTDNGNGTVSDASTGLMWEKTGSATPAYWQNALDYCTRRTTGGYKDWRLPNRRELLTITDYSLTGSVLPAVFTPSTNLFWASTTYNTYSPYGWRVSFSDGLSDGYWKVTQDPPQQYARCVRGGRWTYTPMAGVPGALLLLVTQ; encoded by the coding sequence TTGCCTGACACCGGGCAGACCCTGTGCTTCGACGATAGCACCGCTTCCATCGTCTGCCTGTCGCGCGGCAAACCGTTCTCCGCGCAGGATGGAAACTTCCGGGGCCCCCAGCCCAAGTTCACCGACAACGGCAACGGGACCGCCACCGACACTTTCACCGGCCTGATCTGGCAGATCGACGCAAACACCAGCGGCATCGAGGGCAAGAGCTGGGAAGACGCGGGAAACACCTGCTCCGGGTTGAACCTGGGCGGCACGGGGTGGCGGCTGCCCACCCAGCAGGAGCTGCTGAGCACGGTCAACCTCGGCGTCTGGCCCACAACCTCGCTTCCCGGTCCCCAGGCCGATGCGGCCCCCTACTGGTCTTCCACTCCGGTCGCCGGCTCCGCCACGGATGCCTGGGGCGTCGATTTCTCCACCGGCAAGTCCGAACGCTACGCCCAGACCGACAGCTACAGCGTGCGTTGCGTCAAAGGCTCGGCCCTGCCCGGCCCCAGCCTGACCGACAACGGCAACGGCACGGTCAGCGACGCTTCCACCGGTTTGATGTGGGAAAAAACCGGCAGCGCAACACCCGCCTACTGGCAGAACGCCCTTGATTACTGCACCCGCCGCACCACCGGCGGCTACAAGGACTGGCGCCTGCCCAACCGCCGCGAGCTGCTGACCATCACGGACTACAGCCTCACCGGCTCGGTCCTGCCCGCCGTTTTCACCCCCAGCACCAACTTGTTCTGGGCGAGCACGACCTACAACACCTATTCGCCCTATGGCTGGCGGGTATCATTCAGCGACGGGCTTTCCGACGGGTACTGGAAAGTCACGCAAGACCCGCCCCAGCAATACGCACGCTGCGTACGCGGCGGCAGATGGACCTACACGCCCATGGCGGGTGTGCCCGGAGCGCTGCTGTTGCTTGTGACCCAGTAG
- the gmd gene encoding GDP-mannose 4,6-dehydratase translates to MSNKVALITGITGQDGAYLAELLLEKGYTVHGIKRRSSLFNTDRIDHIYQDPHVDNRRFILHYGDLTDSTNIINVIQKVQPDEVYNLAAQSHVAVSFETPEYTANCDALGTLRVLEAIRILGLAKKTRVYQASTSELYGLVQETPQTEKTPFYPRSPYAVAKLYGYWITVNYREAYGMYACNGILFNHESPLRGETFVTRKITRAMARIKLGLQDCLFLGNLDAKRDWGHARDYVKMMWLMLQQDGPEDYVIATGVQHSVRQFVQAAAEELGIPLRFEGQGVDEKGYHAQTGQCLVAVDPRYFRPTEVETLLGDPAKARERLGWEPRITFKQMVAEMIQADLRDAERDSLCKTQGFRTYDFHE, encoded by the coding sequence ATGAGCAACAAAGTCGCCCTCATCACCGGCATCACCGGCCAGGACGGGGCCTACCTCGCGGAGCTGCTGCTGGAGAAGGGCTACACGGTCCACGGCATCAAGCGCCGATCCTCCCTGTTCAACACGGACCGCATCGACCACATCTACCAGGACCCGCACGTGGACAACCGCAGGTTCATCCTGCACTACGGCGACCTGACCGATTCCACCAATATCATCAACGTCATCCAGAAGGTGCAGCCCGACGAGGTCTACAACCTTGCGGCGCAGTCGCACGTGGCCGTCTCCTTCGAGACGCCGGAATACACGGCCAACTGCGACGCCCTGGGCACCCTGCGCGTGCTGGAGGCCATCCGCATCCTGGGCCTGGCCAAGAAGACCCGCGTGTACCAGGCCTCCACCTCGGAGCTTTACGGCCTGGTGCAGGAGACCCCCCAGACTGAGAAGACCCCCTTCTACCCGCGCAGCCCCTACGCCGTGGCCAAGCTCTACGGCTACTGGATCACGGTGAACTACCGCGAAGCCTACGGGATGTACGCCTGCAACGGCATCCTCTTCAATCACGAGTCCCCCCTGCGCGGAGAGACCTTCGTGACCCGCAAGATCACCCGGGCCATGGCGCGCATCAAGCTGGGCCTGCAGGACTGCCTGTTCCTGGGCAATCTGGACGCCAAGCGCGACTGGGGCCACGCCCGCGACTATGTGAAGATGATGTGGCTCATGCTCCAGCAGGACGGGCCAGAGGACTACGTGATCGCCACCGGCGTGCAGCACAGCGTGCGCCAGTTCGTGCAGGCCGCCGCCGAGGAGCTGGGCATCCCCCTGCGCTTCGAAGGCCAGGGCGTGGACGAGAAGGGCTACCACGCGCAGACCGGGCAGTGCCTCGTGGCCGTTGACCCGCGCTACTTCCGCCCAACCGAGGTGGAGACCCTGCTGGGCGACCCGGCCAAGGCCCGCGAGAGGCTGGGCTGGGAGCCGCGCATCACCTTCAAGCAGATGGTGGCGGAGATGATCCAGGCCGACCTGCGCGACGCCGAGCGCGACAGCCTCTGCAAGACCCAGGGCTTCAGGACGTATGACTTCCACGAATAG
- a CDS encoding GDP-mannose 4,6-dehydratase: MKSALIIGITGQDGAYLAKLLLEKGYAVAGTSRDAQMARTANLRLLGVADKVALHSASPSDFRGLWQVIEKTRPDEIYNLAGQSSVGLSFDQPLETFESVAVATLNILELLRLLGRPVRFYNACSSECFGHTPEPANEETPFKPRSPYAVAKAATCWAVANYREAYGLFACSGILFNHESPLRPTRFVTSKIVSTACRIAAGSGERLSLGNTDVVRDWGWAAEYVDAMWRMLQHPEPEDFVIATGRSHSLMEFTAQAFAAVGLDHAEHVDTRPELLRPADIPVSKGDPSKARELLGWSASKDMPLVVKEMVRAQQERLRLQENCS, from the coding sequence ATGAAATCAGCGCTCATCATCGGCATCACGGGCCAGGACGGGGCCTACCTCGCCAAGCTGCTCCTGGAGAAGGGCTACGCCGTCGCCGGAACCTCCCGGGACGCGCAGATGGCCCGCACCGCCAATCTGCGGCTGCTGGGCGTGGCGGACAAGGTGGCCCTGCATTCGGCCTCGCCCTCCGATTTCAGGGGGCTCTGGCAGGTGATCGAGAAGACCCGGCCCGACGAGATATACAACCTGGCCGGTCAAAGCTCGGTGGGGCTCTCCTTCGACCAGCCGCTGGAGACGTTCGAGTCCGTGGCCGTGGCCACCCTCAACATTCTGGAACTGCTGCGCCTGCTGGGCCGCCCGGTGCGCTTCTACAACGCCTGCTCCTCCGAGTGCTTCGGCCACACCCCCGAGCCCGCCAACGAGGAGACCCCCTTCAAGCCCCGCAGCCCCTACGCCGTGGCCAAGGCCGCCACGTGCTGGGCCGTGGCCAACTACCGCGAGGCCTACGGGCTCTTCGCCTGCTCGGGCATCCTCTTCAACCACGAGTCCCCGCTGAGGCCCACGCGCTTCGTGACCAGCAAGATAGTCTCCACGGCCTGCCGCATCGCGGCCGGGTCCGGCGAGCGCCTGAGCCTGGGCAACACCGACGTCGTGCGGGACTGGGGCTGGGCCGCCGAATACGTGGACGCCATGTGGCGCATGCTCCAGCACCCGGAGCCTGAGGATTTCGTCATCGCCACGGGCAGGAGCCACTCCCTGATGGAGTTCACGGCCCAGGCCTTCGCCGCAGTTGGCCTGGACCACGCCGAGCACGTGGACACCCGGCCCGAGCTCTTGCGCCCGGCCGACATCCCCGTCAGCAAGGGGGACCCGTCCAAGGCCCGCGAGCTGCTGGGCTGGAGCGCCAGCAAGGACATGCCCCTCGTCGTGAAAGAAATGGTGCGGGCCCAACAGGAGCGCCTGCGCCTTCAGGAGAACTGTTCATGA
- a CDS encoding periplasmic heavy metal sensor, with translation MTIRTMTLSLAMAALLAAGSFSPAQAWRGMSLDIPQDKQEQVAKIYREGRQKIAELESRKWNKQGELNALLAQAKPESSKIEALAKEIGNLSSMIYQERVGLQQRIFKETGVSLPMADGPGSGRGDCPGGYGSGYGPGGGYGPGGCPMGGPGAGFGPGKGAAKGNLPSCCQTSEAPETQPKTN, from the coding sequence ATGACCATCCGCACGATGACCCTTTCCCTGGCGATGGCCGCCCTGCTGGCTGCGGGGTCTTTCTCCCCGGCGCAGGCCTGGCGGGGCATGTCGCTCGACATCCCGCAGGACAAGCAGGAGCAGGTGGCCAAGATCTACCGCGAAGGCCGCCAGAAGATCGCCGAACTGGAAAGCCGCAAGTGGAACAAGCAGGGCGAACTCAACGCGCTGCTGGCCCAGGCCAAGCCTGAGAGCTCCAAGATCGAGGCCCTGGCCAAGGAGATCGGCAACCTGAGCTCCATGATCTACCAGGAGCGCGTGGGCCTGCAGCAGCGCATCTTCAAGGAGACCGGCGTGAGCCTGCCCATGGCCGACGGCCCCGGCTCCGGCCGCGGCGACTGCCCCGGGGGCTACGGCTCCGGCTACGGTCCCGGCGGCGGTTACGGCCCCGGCGGTTGCCCCATGGGCGGCCCCGGCGCGGGTTTCGGCCCCGGCAAGGGCGCTGCCAAGGGCAACCTGCCCTCCTGCTGCCAGACCTCCGAGGCTCCTGAGACCCAGCCCAAGACCAATTAG
- a CDS encoding two-component system sensor histidine kinase NtrB codes for MDVSSQRSPVSLLALAALALVILGVALSALTWRNLVEQRRLIDQHVLFAARAILHGVEANLTRVMPMLGRMQPEEARLRLQEALQEVTASGDVLFLGVYDSHGQLLLSSQPETAGGAVQPPLDPLALEDLAVTGEWFGSLPFAGGTTMLGYASTMRPGMAQFCPGGRGLGQGPGQGSGQGPGRGPGSGPGTAPGRQAPVYFLVGMSLDEHYQQYRQFRSQAMAQTGFVLGAAALVWLLLLAYMRRRTQGRKLVRLESFHSKLLDSIPEGIIAVDASGMVTAANPAAKNILGEELAGRSFDSLPVAACLREPGEGCAAAGEWRQQDLEGRHLEILSRSLDGETLVILRDRTHLRSLENDLEQSRQLATVGRLAAGVAHEIRNPLSALRGFAQLFASKLKGREPEESYARTMVQEADRLGRVVTDLLYLAKPRPMEPAPVELAALCGELESLLRFDLERRNASFATALEAPEAFADPDALKQALINLVLNALAALPAEGGAVTVRSESRQGGTAVSVQDDGHGMSEEERSRALEPFFTTRRDGSGLGLAIVQSIVRHHGGELEIESDPGRGTRVTMFFRSVAPQGNG; via the coding sequence GTGGACGTCTCCTCCCAGCGTTCGCCCGTAAGCCTCCTGGCCCTGGCCGCCCTGGCCCTGGTCATCCTGGGGGTGGCGCTCTCGGCGCTCACCTGGCGCAACCTGGTGGAGCAGCGCAGGCTCATCGACCAGCACGTGCTTTTCGCGGCGCGGGCCATCCTGCACGGGGTAGAGGCCAACCTCACCCGCGTGATGCCCATGCTCGGGCGCATGCAGCCCGAGGAAGCCCGACTGCGCCTGCAGGAGGCCTTACAGGAGGTCACGGCCTCGGGCGACGTGCTGTTTCTGGGCGTGTACGATTCCCACGGCCAGCTGCTGCTCTCCTCCCAGCCGGAGACGGCGGGAGGCGCGGTCCAGCCCCCCCTGGACCCACTGGCCCTGGAGGACCTTGCCGTCACCGGCGAGTGGTTCGGCAGCCTGCCTTTCGCCGGGGGCACCACCATGCTGGGCTACGCCAGCACCATGCGCCCCGGCATGGCCCAGTTCTGCCCGGGAGGGCGCGGCTTGGGCCAGGGACCAGGCCAAGGCTCCGGCCAGGGCCCTGGCAGAGGCCCCGGCTCCGGGCCGGGCACGGCCCCGGGCCGCCAGGCCCCCGTGTATTTCCTGGTGGGCATGAGCCTGGACGAACACTACCAGCAGTACCGGCAGTTCCGCAGCCAGGCCATGGCCCAGACCGGCTTCGTGCTGGGCGCGGCGGCCCTGGTCTGGCTGCTGCTCCTGGCCTACATGCGCAGGCGCACCCAGGGGCGCAAGCTGGTGCGCCTGGAGAGCTTCCACTCCAAACTGCTGGACTCCATCCCCGAGGGCATCATCGCGGTGGACGCCTCGGGCATGGTCACCGCCGCCAATCCGGCGGCCAAGAACATCCTCGGCGAGGAACTGGCCGGGCGCAGCTTCGATTCCCTTCCCGTGGCCGCCTGCCTGCGGGAGCCCGGCGAAGGCTGCGCCGCCGCAGGGGAGTGGCGCCAGCAGGACCTGGAAGGCAGACACCTGGAGATTCTCAGCCGCTCCCTTGACGGCGAGACCCTGGTCATCCTGCGCGACCGCACCCATCTGCGCTCCCTGGAGAACGACCTGGAGCAGAGCCGCCAACTGGCCACGGTGGGCCGCCTGGCCGCGGGCGTGGCCCACGAGATCCGCAACCCGCTCTCCGCCCTGCGCGGCTTCGCGCAGCTGTTCGCCTCCAAGCTCAAAGGCCGGGAGCCCGAGGAGTCCTACGCCAGGACCATGGTGCAGGAGGCCGACCGCCTGGGCCGCGTGGTCACGGATCTGCTCTATCTGGCCAAACCCCGCCCCATGGAGCCCGCGCCCGTGGAGCTGGCCGCCCTGTGCGGGGAGCTGGAATCCCTGCTGCGCTTCGACCTGGAGCGCCGCAACGCCAGCTTCGCCACGGCCCTGGAGGCCCCCGAGGCCTTCGCGGACCCCGACGCGCTCAAACAGGCCCTGATCAACCTGGTGCTCAACGCCCTGGCCGCGCTGCCCGCCGAGGGCGGGGCCGTGACCGTGCGCAGTGAATCCCGCCAGGGCGGCACGGCTGTCTCCGTGCAGGACGACGGCCACGGCATGAGCGAGGAGGAGCGGTCCCGCGCCCTGGAGCCCTTCTTCACCACGCGGCGGGACGGCTCCGGGCTGGGGCTGGCCATCGTGCAGAGCATCGTGCGCCATCATGGCGGGGAGTTGGAGATCGAGTCGGACCCCGGTCGCGGCACCCGCGTGACCATGTTCTTCCGTTCCGTAGCGCCGCAAGGCAACGGGTGA
- a CDS encoding sigma-54-dependent transcriptional regulator encodes MKTLLVIDDEPGHRLMVRAVMEDAGWRVLEAPSAEKGLELLCGAGGSGDAKERPGVVLLDMRMPGMDGMEALAAIGSCAPVLPVVMLTAYGTVGSAVEAMKRGAYDYLTKPADNEELRAVLERAHEYGRLLGENTELRRKVGEKDAASRLIGSSRAMRNLRELAGQVGPAEATVLILGESGTGKELVAELIHSQSPRRDNALIKVNCAALPGELLESELFGYSKGAFTGAVKDKPGRFQLAHGGTIFLDEVGELPLAVQAKLLRALQERVVEPLGSVRPVPTDVRILAATNRDLRAEVAKGAFREDLYFRLAVLEISIPPLRERLEDLPELVAHLLAKLGERNRKSVRSVSPAFLELLGRYAWPGNVRELENVLERALILTRSDVLTPETLPPHLLEATQASSAVSAAVLPASQAAAPAPASFEEAERAILLGALEANEGHRERTAEALGISRRTLQYKLKKYGLAKR; translated from the coding sequence ATGAAAACACTCCTCGTGATCGACGACGAACCCGGCCATCGCCTCATGGTGCGGGCCGTGATGGAGGACGCGGGCTGGCGCGTGCTGGAAGCCCCCTCCGCCGAGAAGGGCCTGGAGCTGCTCTGCGGGGCTGGAGGCTCGGGCGACGCCAAGGAGCGCCCCGGGGTGGTCCTCCTGGACATGCGCATGCCCGGAATGGACGGCATGGAGGCCCTTGCGGCCATCGGCTCCTGCGCGCCGGTGCTGCCAGTTGTGATGCTCACGGCCTACGGCACGGTGGGCTCCGCCGTGGAGGCCATGAAGCGCGGGGCCTACGACTATCTCACCAAACCCGCCGACAACGAGGAGCTGCGCGCCGTGCTGGAGCGCGCCCACGAGTACGGCCGCCTGCTGGGCGAGAACACCGAGCTGCGCCGCAAGGTGGGCGAGAAGGACGCGGCCTCGCGGCTGATCGGCTCCAGCCGGGCCATGCGCAACCTGCGCGAGCTGGCCGGCCAGGTGGGGCCGGCCGAGGCCACGGTGCTCATCCTGGGCGAGTCCGGCACCGGCAAGGAGCTGGTGGCGGAGCTGATCCATTCCCAGAGCCCGCGCCGCGACAACGCGCTCATCAAGGTCAACTGCGCGGCCCTGCCCGGCGAGCTGCTTGAAAGCGAGCTGTTCGGCTACTCCAAGGGCGCGTTCACCGGGGCCGTCAAGGACAAGCCCGGCCGCTTCCAACTGGCCCACGGCGGCACCATCTTCCTGGACGAAGTGGGCGAGCTGCCCCTGGCCGTGCAGGCCAAACTGCTGCGCGCCCTGCAGGAGCGCGTGGTGGAGCCTCTCGGCTCGGTGCGGCCGGTGCCCACGGACGTGCGGATCCTGGCGGCCACCAACCGCGACCTGCGCGCCGAGGTGGCCAAGGGCGCCTTCCGGGAGGACCTCTATTTCCGGCTGGCCGTGCTCGAAATCTCCATCCCGCCCCTGCGAGAACGCCTGGAGGATCTGCCCGAGCTGGTGGCCCACCTGCTGGCCAAGCTGGGCGAGCGCAACCGCAAGAGCGTGCGCAGCGTGAGCCCGGCCTTTCTGGAGCTGCTGGGGCGTTACGCCTGGCCGGGCAACGTGCGCGAGCTGGAGAACGTGCTGGAGCGCGCCCTGATCCTGACCCGCTCCGACGTGCTCACCCCCGAGACCCTGCCCCCGCACCTGCTCGAGGCCACTCAGGCCTCTTCGGCGGTGTCCGCGGCCGTCCTCCCCGCTTCGCAGGCTGCCGCGCCCGCCCCGGCCAGCTTCGAGGAGGCCGAGCGCGCCATCCTGCTCGGCGCGCTGGAGGCCAACGAGGGCCACCGGGAGCGCACCGCCGAGGCTCTGGGCATCAGCAGGCGCACGCTGCAGTACAAGCTCAAGAAGTACGGGCTGGCCAAGCGATGA
- a CDS encoding Hpt domain-containing protein produces the protein MDINRVPQALRPLLPEFVASGRETLARVREAVAAGEWEAARKAAHALKGSCQLFQLRELGEAARLAEEALLRGEGAREELREFEELLEAVASGK, from the coding sequence GTGGACATCAACCGCGTGCCCCAGGCGCTTCGCCCGTTGCTGCCGGAGTTCGTCGCCTCCGGCAGGGAGACGCTGGCCCGCGTGCGGGAGGCCGTGGCCGCCGGGGAATGGGAGGCCGCGCGCAAGGCCGCGCACGCGCTCAAGGGATCGTGCCAGCTCTTCCAGCTGCGGGAGCTGGGCGAGGCCGCCAGGCTGGCGGAGGAGGCCCTGCTGCGCGGGGAGGGGGCCAGGGAGGAGCTGAGGGAGTTCGAGGAACTGCTGGAGGCGGTCGCCAGCGGGAAGTGA
- a CDS encoding response regulator has product MKQIRLVIAEDMEIVRKGLKALITSNPGFEVVGEAVDGHAAVRQAQTANPDVVIMDLSLPRMDGVEAITEIKRRFPRMRILALTGHGKESYLTTAVQAGVDGYMFKHSPSEELFAAIKAVAQGQTYFSREVSSMLAQVCRMGNKNNAPLERLSKRERQVLKLAAKGMTNKDVADAIFVSVKTVEKHKTNLKKKLGLRSSLELAAFCVENGLTDDE; this is encoded by the coding sequence ATGAAGCAGATCAGGCTGGTCATAGCCGAGGATATGGAGATAGTCCGCAAGGGTCTCAAGGCTCTGATCACCTCCAACCCCGGTTTCGAGGTTGTCGGAGAGGCCGTTGACGGACATGCCGCCGTGCGCCAGGCCCAGACCGCCAACCCCGACGTGGTCATCATGGACCTCTCCCTGCCGCGCATGGACGGGGTCGAAGCCATCACCGAGATCAAGCGCCGCTTCCCGCGCATGCGCATCCTGGCTCTGACGGGCCACGGGAAGGAGTCCTACCTGACCACCGCCGTGCAGGCCGGGGTGGACGGCTACATGTTCAAGCACAGCCCCAGCGAGGAGCTGTTCGCCGCAATCAAGGCCGTGGCCCAGGGGCAGACCTATTTCTCGCGTGAGGTATCCTCCATGCTGGCCCAGGTATGCCGCATGGGGAATAAGAACAACGCCCCGCTGGAGCGCCTCTCCAAGCGGGAGCGCCAGGTGCTCAAGCTGGCGGCCAAGGGCATGACCAACAAGGACGTGGCCGACGCCATCTTCGTCAGCGTGAAGACCGTGGAAAAGCACAAGACCAACCTGAAGAAGAAGCTCGGGCTGCGCAGCTCGCTGGAGCTGGCCGCGTTCTGCGTGGAGAACGGGCTCACCGACGACGAATAA
- a CDS encoding ferredoxin-thioredoxin reductase catalytic domain-containing protein, producing MDAKQLFNMLGPIQAKKGYQFNPDTSMTMDLMEMLLVNKERYGHMACPCRLASGNYEMDKDIVCPCAYREPDVAEYGSCFCGLYVDQRWIDGTIPHQVVPERRPPEKVLAGLGLE from the coding sequence ATGGACGCCAAGCAGCTCTTCAACATGCTCGGACCCATTCAGGCCAAGAAAGGCTACCAGTTCAACCCGGACACCTCCATGACCATGGACCTGATGGAGATGCTCCTGGTCAACAAGGAGCGCTACGGGCACATGGCCTGCCCCTGCCGTCTGGCCAGCGGCAACTACGAGATGGACAAGGACATCGTCTGCCCCTGCGCCTACAGGGAGCCGGACGTGGCCGAGTACGGGTCCTGCTTTTGCGGCCTCTATGTCGATCAGCGCTGGATCGACGGCACTATCCCCCACCAGGTGGTGCCGGAGCGCCGCCCCCCCGAGAAGGTGCTGGCCGGGCTCGGCCTGGAGTGA